The Chryseobacterium suipulveris genome window below encodes:
- the dapB gene encoding 4-hydroxy-tetrahydrodipicolinate reductase — protein sequence MKVALVGYGKMGKIIGEIAEKRGHEIVAKLNETPTAETLNNPDVVIEFSNPEVAFNNIKVCLENKIPVICGTTGWLEQKPEIEKIAQENNTSFLYGSNFSLGVNLFFALNEKLADLMKNFSEYNVQLEEIHHTHKKDAPSGTAISLAEGIIKNDQRFSSWKLDETKGSELGIFAIREDEVPGTHSIFYRSEVDEIEIKHTAFNRNGFALGAVVAAEWIQGKTGNFTMKDVLFS from the coding sequence ATGAAGGTCGCTTTAGTCGGATACGGAAAAATGGGAAAAATCATCGGCGAGATCGCTGAAAAGAGAGGTCACGAAATCGTAGCCAAACTCAATGAAACGCCGACCGCGGAAACACTGAACAATCCCGATGTGGTGATTGAGTTTTCGAATCCTGAAGTGGCTTTTAACAATATTAAAGTTTGCCTCGAAAATAAAATTCCAGTGATTTGTGGAACGACGGGTTGGCTTGAACAAAAACCAGAAATCGAAAAGATTGCACAAGAAAACAACACCTCGTTTCTCTACGGATCCAACTTCAGTTTGGGAGTGAATCTGTTTTTTGCATTGAATGAAAAGTTGGCGGATCTGATGAAAAACTTTTCTGAATATAACGTGCAGCTCGAAGAAATTCACCACACCCACAAAAAAGATGCACCGAGTGGAACAGCGATTTCTTTAGCGGAAGGAATCATTAAGAATGATCAAAGATTCAGCAGCTGGAAATTAGATGAAACGAAAGGAAGCGAACTCGGAATTTTCGCCATCCGTGAAGATGAGGTTCCGGGAACGCACAGCATTTTCTACAGAAGCGAAGTGGACGAGATTGAAATCAAGCACACCGCCTTCAACCGAAACGGATTCGCTTTGGGAGCAGTAGTCGCAGCAGAATGGATTCAGGGAAAAACAGGAAACTTCACGATGAAGGATGTGCTTTTTTCGTGA
- a CDS encoding adenylosuccinate synthase — translation MSTYVVVGLQYGDEGKGKITDVLSAKSDYVVRFQGGDNAGHTVYAGEEKFVLHLLPSGVLQCKGKCVIANGVVVNPKSFIREIEQIESKGLKTDHVFISRRAHVIMPYHILLDTYREEETGGTQIGTTKKGIGPCYEDKIARVGIRMVDLLNPDILAEKIRKNLKIKNALFEKYFEKPGLEFDEIYHEFLELGKKLQDRIVDTEVELNQAIHDGKNILFEGAQALMLDIDFGTYPFVTSSSPSTGGVCAGAGVPPTALQNLIGVAKAYTTRVGNGPFPTELDNELGEKIRKIGFEFGATTGRPRRTGWLDLVSLKHATMINGINNLVITKLDVLSGISPLKIATAYKTEDGKIIDYFTSSTTKLYDYEPIYQQLDGWEEDISHARSYDELPENAKRYIEFIEEYLGINVYLVSVGPERSQNIIRKELF, via the coding sequence ATGTCAACTTATGTGGTTGTAGGTCTTCAGTACGGCGACGAAGGCAAAGGGAAAATTACGGACGTGCTTTCTGCAAAATCGGATTACGTGGTGCGTTTCCAGGGAGGCGACAACGCGGGTCACACCGTTTATGCGGGTGAGGAAAAGTTTGTTCTGCACCTGCTTCCGTCGGGAGTTTTGCAGTGTAAAGGGAAATGCGTGATCGCGAATGGAGTGGTGGTGAATCCGAAATCGTTCATCCGCGAAATCGAGCAGATCGAAAGCAAGGGACTGAAAACTGACCACGTTTTTATTTCGAGAAGAGCACACGTGATTATGCCGTACCACATTTTGCTGGATACTTACCGTGAGGAAGAAACGGGCGGAACACAGATCGGGACGACGAAAAAAGGAATCGGTCCTTGCTACGAAGACAAAATCGCGCGAGTTGGAATCCGAATGGTGGATTTGCTGAATCCCGATATTTTGGCAGAGAAAATCAGAAAGAATCTGAAAATCAAAAACGCGTTGTTCGAGAAATATTTTGAAAAACCTGGACTGGAATTTGACGAAATCTACCACGAGTTTCTGGAGCTTGGAAAAAAACTTCAGGACAGGATCGTTGATACCGAAGTAGAGCTGAACCAGGCAATACACGATGGTAAGAATATCCTTTTCGAGGGTGCTCAAGCGTTGATGCTCGACATTGATTTTGGAACTTATCCGTTTGTGACTTCTTCTTCGCCATCTACAGGCGGCGTTTGCGCAGGAGCTGGAGTTCCGCCAACTGCTTTGCAAAACCTGATCGGTGTGGCGAAAGCTTATACGACAAGGGTTGGAAACGGACCTTTCCCAACGGAACTCGATAACGAACTGGGCGAAAAAATAAGAAAGATCGGCTTTGAGTTTGGTGCCACCACAGGAAGACCGAGAAGAACGGGTTGGCTCGATCTGGTTTCGCTGAAGCATGCGACGATGATCAACGGAATCAATAATCTTGTGATTACGAAACTGGATGTGCTTTCGGGAATTTCGCCTTTGAAAATTGCTACGGCATACAAAACGGAGGACGGAAAAATCATTGATTACTTTACTTCTTCCACGACGAAACTTTACGATTACGAACCGATTTATCAGCAGCTCGACGGTTGGGAAGAGGATATTTCGCACGCAAGAAGCTACGACGAACTCCCTGAAAATGCGAAACGCTACATCGAATTTATCGAGGAGTATTTAGGAATCAATGTTTATTTGGTTTCGGTAGGTCCTGAAAGAAGTCAGAATATTATTCGGAAAGAATTGTTTTAA
- a CDS encoding four helix bundle protein has protein sequence MEIYKITEHFPKEEVFGLTSQMSIASTSVNFNIVEGCGRGSDEDFKRMLRIASGSAFEVEYGLLLCKDLGLISEKSFLEMAPKAEELKMKISKLILKIQEDIDKKKNKAKTIINKSNKQKGLKPKADCRLLMAES, from the coding sequence TTGGAGATCTATAAGATTACAGAGCATTTTCCTAAAGAAGAAGTTTTTGGATTGACTTCGCAAATGAGCATAGCATCGACCTCTGTAAATTTCAACATTGTCGAAGGTTGCGGAAGAGGAAGCGATGAAGATTTCAAGAGAATGCTGAGAATTGCTTCAGGCAGTGCATTTGAGGTTGAATATGGATTATTACTTTGTAAAGATTTAGGATTAATTTCTGAAAAATCCTTCCTTGAAATGGCTCCGAAAGCCGAAGAACTGAAAATGAAAATTTCAAAACTCATCCTGAAAATACAGGAAGATATTGATAAAAAGAAAAATAAGGCAAAAACGATAATTAATAAGTCTAATAAACAAAAGGGGTTAAAGCCGAAAGCTGATTGCAGATTGCTGATGGCAGAAAGCTAA
- a CDS encoding porin family protein has protein sequence MKKFLSLIAVAISVGTFAQTEFGVKAGYNLSGYQIGSYQNQNKSYFYLGGLAEHKISEKFSLQGELLYTELGGKDTYEAQKIIGNEIVNIGTQKLYFHYPQLQIPLSAKYYFATPFSLSAGLNFGINLNPNLEFDPETLENKSGKMENIKTLNIFPFIGTEYQFSNHLFADARYHFNFIKINEGGGPNHKIAFVQVGLGYRFK, from the coding sequence ATGAAAAAATTCTTATCTCTTATTGCGGTTGCGATTTCTGTTGGAACCTTCGCACAAACCGAATTTGGCGTAAAAGCTGGTTACAACTTATCAGGTTATCAAATCGGAAGTTATCAAAATCAAAACAAATCCTATTTTTACTTGGGAGGTTTGGCGGAACACAAGATTTCTGAAAAATTCTCCTTGCAGGGTGAATTGCTTTATACTGAACTTGGAGGCAAAGATACTTATGAAGCGCAGAAAATCATTGGTAATGAAATAGTTAACATTGGCACGCAGAAACTTTACTTTCATTATCCACAGCTGCAGATTCCACTTTCGGCAAAATATTATTTCGCGACTCCTTTCTCCTTATCTGCGGGTCTGAATTTCGGCATTAATCTGAATCCTAATCTTGAATTCGATCCCGAAACATTAGAAAATAAATCGGGAAAGATGGAAAATATCAAAACGCTGAACATTTTCCCTTTTATTGGTACTGAATATCAATTCAGCAACCATCTTTTTGCTGACGCACGTTATCATTTCAACTTTATCAAGATCAATGAAGGAGGCGGTCCCAATCACAAAATTGCTTTTGTTCAGGTTGGTTTAGGTTACCGTTTCAAATAA
- a CDS encoding DUF6438 domain-containing protein, with protein MKILITLFAALILSSCSTQNQTNYSKITYEAGACFGFCPMFKLTISPDRTAIIDAERFTFTDGSSKDDFSKPREGIFKATIDKESFAKLNSFLDSLNLKSLKNYYGDKNITDLPTSHLIVTFKDGSSKHIEDYGKSGTEKLREFYEFIENLRKTQKWTKVN; from the coding sequence ATGAAAATCCTAATCACGCTTTTTGCTGCCCTCATTTTGAGCTCCTGTTCGACGCAGAACCAAACCAACTACTCGAAAATCACTTACGAAGCAGGTGCTTGTTTTGGGTTTTGCCCGATGTTTAAACTCACCATCAGTCCCGACCGAACCGCGATCATCGATGCAGAAAGGTTTACATTCACCGACGGAAGTTCAAAAGATGATTTCTCAAAACCGCGGGAAGGAATTTTTAAGGCAACCATCGATAAGGAAAGTTTTGCCAAACTAAATTCTTTTTTAGATTCACTGAATCTGAAATCTCTGAAAAACTATTACGGCGACAAAAACATCACCGATCTGCCAACATCACACCTGATCGTGACTTTCAAGGATGGAAGCTCCAAACATATCGAGGATTATGGAAAAAGCGGAACCGAGAAACTTCGGGAATTTTACGAGTTTATTGAAAATCTTAGAAAAACCCAGAAATGGACGAAGGTCAATTAA
- a CDS encoding energy transducer TonB, translating into MKNLLQNEKNNFDEILFQGRNKDYGAYVIRAEYSQTITKAMFAGIALFAAVAVTPLLINAFKAPVEVPAERGTEHILKRIEIPQDPPEKEPEIVKPVVPLKPAENTVKIEIPTPVRNAVKETPAPKQSVIKDSKIGHENIVGTTPATTYTPPAEVGPVEVIAPPATVPIEKPKPVDNTPKTTVDVSADFIGGINAFRNKVVSNFDTSAMDGIGELVKTTVMFIVERDGTISDIKASGPNPTFNREAERTIRSVKGKWTPAKLDGENVRSYFKFPISMQFE; encoded by the coding sequence ATGAAAAATTTACTCCAAAATGAAAAAAATAATTTCGATGAAATACTTTTTCAAGGCAGAAACAAAGATTACGGAGCGTATGTAATTCGGGCTGAATACAGCCAAACCATAACCAAGGCAATGTTTGCAGGAATCGCACTATTTGCAGCGGTTGCGGTTACGCCGTTGTTGATCAACGCCTTCAAAGCTCCGGTTGAAGTTCCTGCGGAAAGAGGGACTGAACATATTTTGAAACGAATTGAAATTCCGCAGGATCCGCCAGAAAAAGAGCCCGAAATCGTGAAGCCGGTCGTTCCTTTGAAACCAGCAGAAAATACAGTGAAAATTGAAATTCCTACACCAGTACGAAATGCAGTGAAAGAAACTCCCGCTCCAAAGCAGAGTGTGATTAAGGATTCGAAAATCGGTCACGAAAATATTGTGGGAACAACTCCCGCAACGACTTACACTCCGCCTGCAGAAGTAGGTCCGGTTGAAGTGATCGCACCTCCTGCAACGGTTCCTATCGAGAAACCAAAACCAGTTGACAACACCCCAAAAACCACCGTGGATGTTTCAGCGGATTTCATCGGGGGAATCAATGCCTTTAGAAATAAAGTGGTGAGCAATTTCGATACTTCTGCAATGGACGGTATTGGTGAATTAGTGAAAACCACCGTAATGTTCATCGTGGAAAGAGACGGAACCATTTCCGACATCAAAGCGAGCGGTCCAAACCCAACCTTCAATAGGGAAGCGGAAAGAACCATCCGCTCCGTAAAAGGGAAATGGACTCCTGCAAAACTTGACGGCGAGAATGTGAGAAGCTATTTCAAATTCCCGATTTCAATGCAGTTTGAGTAA
- a CDS encoding STM3941 family protein: protein MESVIFKKSKIKYYSFCFLLLLIIIVTLYFSFRFLLYSDEYVYWMLPTETRVISLGIIGILASLALISILTKSILNKNFQIKIDNSGLFLGLIQHSKKLIYWKDITKIESINIEGIRHIIIYVKNVEYYGENEKGIQKYFFNSKMKKYKTPFVINVTALSENFDTIINSIITNWKKYKE, encoded by the coding sequence ATGGAAAGTGTAATTTTTAAGAAAAGTAAAATTAAGTATTATTCATTTTGTTTTCTTTTGCTATTAATTATCATTGTAACTTTATACTTCAGTTTTCGATTTTTATTGTATTCTGATGAATATGTTTATTGGATGCTTCCAACTGAGACAAGAGTAATTTCATTAGGGATAATTGGAATTTTAGCTTCTTTAGCTTTAATCTCAATTCTCACAAAAAGTATATTAAATAAGAATTTTCAAATCAAAATTGACAATAGTGGTCTATTTTTAGGATTGATTCAACATTCTAAAAAATTAATATATTGGAAAGATATTACAAAAATTGAAAGTATTAATATTGAAGGAATAAGACATATAATAATTTACGTCAAAAATGTAGAGTATTATGGTGAAAATGAAAAAGGAATCCAAAAATATTTCTTCAATTCTAAGATGAAAAAATATAAAACTCCATTTGTAATAAATGTAACTGCCTTATCTGAAAATTTCGATACTATTATAAATTCAATAATTACGAATTGGAAAAAGTATAAAGAATAA
- a CDS encoding adenylate kinase translates to MINIVLFGPPGSGKGTQAQNLIEKFNLKQISTGDLFRYNMKNDTELGKLAKSYIDKGELVPDQVTTDMLTDEVKKPTDTNGFIFDGYPRTANQTEALENIVKEVLDSDISVCLSLVVEDEILVQRLLKRGETSGRTDDSNEEIIRNRIKEYYAKTAEVAELYKQQGKYVEVNGVGEIEEISQKLFAEVEKIKK, encoded by the coding sequence ATGATCAACATTGTACTATTCGGTCCTCCGGGAAGCGGTAAAGGGACTCAAGCGCAGAACCTAATCGAAAAATTCAACCTTAAACAGATTTCGACAGGCGACCTGTTCCGCTACAACATGAAAAATGATACGGAACTCGGGAAACTCGCAAAATCCTATATCGACAAGGGAGAACTTGTTCCCGATCAGGTAACGACCGATATGCTGACTGATGAAGTGAAAAAACCAACCGACACCAACGGATTCATTTTCGACGGTTACCCGCGAACCGCAAACCAAACCGAAGCACTCGAAAATATTGTGAAAGAGGTTTTGGATTCGGACATTTCCGTTTGTCTTTCCTTAGTGGTTGAAGACGAAATTCTCGTGCAGCGTCTCCTGAAAAGAGGTGAAACTTCTGGCAGAACCGACGATTCCAATGAGGAAATTATCCGAAACAGAATCAAAGAATATTACGCGAAAACAGCCGAAGTAGCCGAACTGTACAAACAGCAAGGAAAATATGTTGAAGTAAACGGCGTCGGTGAAATTGAAGAAATCTCGCAGAAACTTTTCGCGGAGGTTGAGAAAATAAAAAAATAA
- a CDS encoding DUF5683 domain-containing protein, translating to MKKFTVIFFLVLMVKVFAQVNPNDTIRVENHPKDSISAVTPKSEIQVLTEITESNAPQKTVKYNPTKAGLYSAVLPGLGQYYNKKYWKIPIVWGAIGTGVGITLWNQKQYNRYRNAFIAQLNGQTHEFSDIPGITADVLGRTQDRAKRQRDYAIAITALIYVLNVVDAVVDAHLYEGRKDPDLALKPAIIFDELGNQTTKAGLTFNYSF from the coding sequence ATGAAGAAATTCACGGTCATTTTCTTTCTGGTTTTAATGGTTAAGGTTTTCGCGCAGGTGAATCCGAACGACACCATCCGCGTGGAAAACCATCCGAAAGATTCGATTTCTGCGGTGACACCAAAATCGGAAATTCAGGTATTGACCGAAATTACGGAATCCAACGCGCCGCAAAAAACCGTAAAATACAACCCAACAAAAGCTGGACTTTACTCCGCGGTTTTGCCAGGACTCGGTCAGTATTACAACAAGAAATACTGGAAAATCCCGATTGTTTGGGGCGCAATCGGAACTGGAGTGGGAATTACTTTGTGGAATCAAAAGCAATACAACCGATACCGAAATGCCTTCATCGCTCAGCTGAACGGACAAACCCACGAGTTTTCCGACATCCCTGGAATTACGGCGGATGTTTTGGGCAGAACGCAGGATCGTGCAAAAAGACAGCGTGATTACGCGATTGCAATTACTGCATTGATCTATGTCCTGAATGTCGTAGATGCCGTCGTGGACGCTCATTTATACGAAGGAAGAAAAGATCCCGATCTGGCTTTGAAACCTGCAATCATCTTCGACGAGTTAGGAAACCAAACCACAAAAGCAGGACTTACCTTTAACTATAGTTTTTAA
- the hpt gene encoding hypoxanthine phosphoribosyltransferase, which produces MDTVKIHDKEFVPYLKHDEIQEIIKNLAEKVYEDYKDETPVFIGVLNGVIMFFADFLKYYPGKCEIAFIQMSSYMGGLTSTGIVYKKMELTKDVEGRHIILMEDIVDTGNTIESLFEYFKNTQRPKSLKVASLLLKPEVFKKDFTIDYVAKEIPNKFVLGYGLDYDELGRNLPDLYQLAEGRINH; this is translated from the coding sequence ATGGACACAGTCAAAATCCACGACAAAGAATTCGTACCCTACCTGAAACACGACGAAATTCAGGAAATCATTAAAAACCTTGCCGAAAAAGTCTACGAAGACTACAAAGACGAAACACCAGTATTCATCGGTGTTTTAAACGGTGTGATCATGTTTTTTGCCGACTTCCTGAAATATTATCCCGGGAAGTGCGAAATCGCATTTATCCAAATGAGCTCCTATATGGGCGGCTTGACCAGCACGGGAATCGTGTATAAAAAAATGGAACTCACTAAAGACGTCGAAGGAAGGCACATTATATTAATGGAAGACATCGTGGATACGGGAAACACGATCGAAAGCTTGTTCGAGTATTTCAAAAACACGCAGCGTCCGAAATCGTTGAAAGTAGCGTCGCTCCTGTTAAAACCAGAAGTCTTCAAAAAAGATTTCACCATCGATTATGTGGCGAAGGAAATCCCAAACAAATTTGTCTTAGGATACGGGTTGGATTATGATGAATTGGGAAGAAACCTCCCCGATCTGTATCAGTTGGCGGAAGGAAGAATTAATCATTAA
- a CDS encoding ParA family protein: MAKIIGVANQKGGVGKTTTAVNLAAALGVLEKKILLIDADPQANATSGLGIEQSAFSTYNLLEQSAEVKECIQKTASPNLDIVPSHIDLVAAEIELVDRENREYMLREALKSVRDDYDYIIIDCAPSLGLITINALTAADSVIIPIQCEYFALEGLGKLLNTIKNVQKIHNKNLDIEGLLLTMYDSRLRLSNQVVEEVNSHFPEMVFETIISRNVRLSEAPSFGESILNYDAESKGAIQYLQLAEEVLLKNENLVKN, from the coding sequence ATGGCTAAAATTATAGGCGTCGCAAATCAGAAAGGCGGAGTTGGCAAAACGACCACTGCGGTTAATTTGGCGGCGGCACTCGGTGTTTTGGAGAAAAAAATTCTCCTGATCGATGCCGATCCGCAAGCAAACGCCACGTCGGGATTGGGAATTGAGCAGTCGGCTTTTTCTACCTACAACCTTTTGGAGCAAAGTGCGGAGGTGAAGGAATGCATCCAGAAAACGGCATCACCGAATCTTGACATCGTGCCGTCGCACATCGACCTGGTTGCCGCTGAAATCGAATTGGTGGACCGCGAAAACCGCGAGTACATGCTGCGTGAAGCGCTGAAATCGGTGAGAGACGATTACGACTACATCATCATCGACTGTGCGCCAAGTTTGGGTCTGATTACCATCAATGCTTTAACCGCCGCAGATTCTGTGATTATCCCGATTCAGTGCGAGTATTTCGCTTTGGAAGGTTTGGGTAAATTGCTGAACACCATTAAGAATGTTCAGAAAATCCACAACAAAAATCTCGATATTGAGGGACTTCTTTTGACGATGTACGATTCGCGTCTGCGTTTGTCGAACCAGGTGGTGGAAGAAGTGAATTCGCATTTCCCGGAAATGGTTTTCGAAACGATCATCAGCAGAAACGTGCGTTTAAGCGAAGCGCCGAGTTTTGGTGAAAGCATCCTGAACTACGATGCAGAAAGCAAAGGAGCGATCCAGTACCTTCAGTTAGCCGAAGAAGTTTTATTGAAAAACGAAAATTTAGTTAAAAATTAG
- the obgE gene encoding GTPase ObgE: protein MSNFVDYVKIHCKSGHGGAGSAHLRREKYIPKGGPDGGDGGRGGHIIMRGNAHEWTLLPLRYTRHVKAERGENGGKNQLTGAYGADVYIDVPIGTIAKNEDGEIIGEILEDQQEIILMHGGKGGLGNEHFKSATNQTPRYAQPGLPGEEGYVTFELKLLADVGLVGFPNAGKSTLLAAVSAAKPKIADYAFTTLTPNLGIVDYRNYKSFVMADIPGIIEGAAEGKGLGHRFLRHIERNSILLFLIPADSQNHFEEFKILENELQEYNPELLDKDFIISVSKADLLDDELKTEISREFPENRQPIFFSAVTGEGLTELKDVIWKKLHG from the coding sequence ATGAGCAATTTCGTAGATTACGTAAAAATACACTGCAAAAGCGGTCACGGTGGCGCTGGTTCCGCACATTTGCGCCGTGAGAAATATATTCCGAAAGGCGGTCCTGATGGCGGCGACGGCGGAAGAGGCGGTCATATCATTATGCGGGGAAATGCCCACGAATGGACACTTCTTCCATTGCGCTACACACGTCACGTAAAAGCCGAACGTGGTGAAAACGGTGGAAAAAACCAATTGACAGGAGCTTACGGAGCGGATGTATATATCGACGTGCCGATTGGAACCATTGCCAAAAATGAGGATGGAGAAATCATCGGTGAAATTCTCGAAGATCAGCAGGAAATCATTTTGATGCACGGCGGAAAAGGCGGTTTGGGAAATGAGCATTTCAAATCTGCAACGAACCAAACGCCACGATATGCACAACCAGGACTTCCAGGTGAGGAAGGTTATGTGACTTTCGAACTCAAACTTTTGGCGGATGTCGGTTTGGTCGGTTTCCCGAATGCCGGTAAATCTACACTTTTAGCGGCAGTTTCTGCAGCGAAACCTAAGATTGCGGACTACGCTTTCACCACTTTGACCCCAAATTTGGGAATCGTGGATTACCGAAACTACAAATCTTTTGTAATGGCGGATATTCCTGGAATCATCGAGGGTGCAGCTGAAGGAAAAGGTCTCGGTCACCGATTTTTAAGGCATATCGAAAGAAATTCAATTCTGCTTTTCCTCATTCCTGCCGATTCACAAAACCATTTCGAGGAATTCAAGATCCTGGAAAATGAACTTCAGGAGTATAATCCCGAACTTTTAGATAAAGACTTTATCATTTCCGTTTCCAAAGCAGATCTCCTTGATGACGAACTGAAAACAGAAATCAGCAGAGAATTCCCCGAAAACAGACAACCCATTTTCTTCTCTGCAGTTACTGGCGAAGGATTGACAGAACTAAAAGATGTCATCTGGAAAAAACTTCACGGTTAA
- a CDS encoding DEAD/DEAH box helicase: MNFTDLNLIESIAKALQEEGYTQPTPIQEKAIPSILKGRDLLGTAQTGTGKTAAFAIPILQNLTEKNIRNNQIKALILTPTRELAIQIEESFNAYGRHLRLRNLVVFGGVKQGAQEAALKKGVDILVATPGRLLDFISQGIISLKNLEIFVLDEADRMLDMGFVHDVKRVVKLLPPKRQTLFFSATFPKEIQDLANSMLTNPVRVEVAPVSATADTIQQKVYFVEKDNKLDLLTHILQNDISDSVLVFARTKHGADKIARKLQKSKISAEAIHGNKSQNQRQNALNNFKSGKTRILVATDIAARGIDIDELKYVVNFELSDVSETYVHRIGRTGRAGAEGKSISFVDGLDLINLKNTEKLIGKKIPVEKDHPFHTDDLVVQKRDSNNKPFTPKPQPKAKEEIGFKKVRNKNFFRKK, translated from the coding sequence TTGAACTTTACCGATTTAAACTTAATAGAGTCCATTGCAAAAGCTTTGCAGGAGGAAGGTTACACCCAACCGACACCGATTCAGGAAAAAGCAATTCCCAGTATCCTTAAAGGAAGAGACCTGCTCGGAACCGCACAAACAGGAACAGGAAAAACGGCAGCTTTCGCCATTCCGATCCTGCAAAACCTCACCGAAAAAAACATCAGAAACAACCAGATCAAAGCGCTTATTCTAACGCCAACTCGGGAACTTGCCATTCAGATTGAAGAAAGTTTCAATGCTTACGGACGACATTTGAGATTGAGGAATCTCGTAGTTTTCGGAGGGGTAAAACAAGGAGCACAGGAAGCCGCATTGAAAAAAGGAGTCGATATTTTGGTGGCAACTCCCGGTCGACTGCTCGACTTTATTTCGCAGGGAATCATCAGCTTAAAAAACCTTGAAATCTTCGTTCTTGACGAGGCGGACCGTATGCTCGACATGGGATTCGTGCACGATGTAAAACGCGTTGTGAAATTATTACCGCCAAAAAGACAGACGCTGTTTTTCTCGGCAACTTTCCCGAAAGAAATCCAGGACCTTGCGAATTCGATGCTCACCAATCCTGTGAGAGTGGAAGTTGCACCTGTTTCTGCAACTGCAGACACAATACAGCAGAAAGTCTATTTCGTGGAGAAAGACAACAAGCTCGACTTGCTTACACACATCCTGCAAAATGATATTTCCGATTCCGTACTGGTTTTTGCAAGGACTAAACACGGCGCAGATAAAATTGCGAGAAAACTGCAGAAAAGTAAAATTTCGGCAGAGGCAATCCACGGCAACAAATCACAAAACCAAAGACAGAACGCCCTGAACAACTTTAAGTCAGGGAAAACGAGAATCCTTGTCGCGACCGATATTGCAGCGAGAGGAATCGATATCGACGAACTGAAATATGTGGTGAATTTCGAGCTTTCCGATGTTTCCGAAACCTACGTTCACCGAATCGGAAGAACTGGAAGAGCAGGTGCGGAAGGAAAATCGATTTCGTTTGTTGACGGTCTCGACCTGATCAACCTGAAAAATACCGAGAAACTGATCGGAAAGAAAATTCCTGTAGAGAAAGACCATCCTTTCCACACCGACGATTTGGTGGTGCAGAAACGGGACTCCAACAACAAACCTTTCACACCGAAACCACAGCCGAAAGCGAAGGAAGAAATCGGTTTCAAGAAAGTGAGGAATAAGAATTTCTTTAGAAAGAAATAG
- a CDS encoding ParB/RepB/Spo0J family partition protein has protein sequence MKDKKRAMGRGLGAILSAESKATVNSATDEGADKFVGNIVEVSLEDIYPNASQPRTYFDEKALNDLAQSIKNLGVIQPITLRKDGDKFEIISGERRFRASKIAGLETVPAYIRLVNDQELLEMALVENIQREDLDAIEIALTYQRLLEEIGMTQENLSQRVGKERSTITNSIRLLRLNPDVQNAIRSGEISAGHGRAIISLEDAEKQDVLFQKIIKNNLSVRQAEQESQLLKNPKSPIAKTKAAIPNLYRKAEKNLADILDVKVEIKTSANGKKGKIVLDFKNEEELEHILSHFK, from the coding sequence ATGAAAGACAAGAAAAGAGCAATGGGACGCGGTTTAGGCGCTATTCTGAGTGCAGAATCGAAAGCGACCGTCAATTCCGCGACCGACGAAGGAGCAGATAAATTTGTAGGAAATATCGTGGAGGTTTCTCTGGAAGATATTTATCCCAACGCTTCGCAGCCGCGAACTTATTTCGACGAAAAGGCGCTGAACGATTTGGCGCAGTCCATCAAAAATCTCGGAGTGATCCAGCCGATAACTCTAAGAAAAGATGGTGATAAATTTGAGATTATTTCTGGTGAACGACGTTTCCGTGCGAGTAAAATTGCAGGTTTGGAAACAGTTCCAGCGTATATCCGTTTGGTGAATGACCAGGAACTTTTGGAGATGGCGCTCGTTGAGAATATCCAGCGAGAGGATTTAGACGCCATCGAAATTGCACTGACTTATCAGCGATTGCTTGAAGAAATCGGGATGACTCAGGAAAATCTCAGCCAACGAGTGGGAAAGGAGCGAAGCACGATTACCAACTCCATCCGATTGTTGAGATTGAATCCCGATGTGCAGAACGCGATCAGAAGCGGCGAGATTTCTGCGGGTCACGGTAGAGCCATCATTAGTTTGGAAGATGCCGAAAAGCAGGATGTCCTTTTCCAAAAAATCATTAAAAATAATTTAAGTGTTCGCCAAGCGGAGCAGGAATCACAGCTTTTGAAAAATCCGAAATCACCAATTGCCAAAACAAAAGCAGCAATTCCGAATCTTTACAGGAAAGCAGAAAAAAATCTTGCCGATATTTTAGATGTAAAGGTGGAAATCAAAACATCCGCAAACGGCAAGAAAGGCAAAATCGTCCTCGACTTCAAGAATGAGGAAGAGTTGGAACACATTCTTTCGCACTTTAAATAA